One region of Bradyrhizobium betae genomic DNA includes:
- a CDS encoding 30S ribosomal protein S2, with amino-acid sequence MALPDFTMRQLLEAGVHFGHQSHRWNPKMAPFIFGARNNIHIVDLAQTVPLLHTALQAVSDTVAKGGRILFVGTKRQAQDGVADAAKRCAQYFVNSRWLGGTLTNWKTISASIKRLRHLDEVLAGGEANSYTKKERLTLQRERDKLDRSLGGIKDMGGLPDLIFVIDTNKEDIAIQEAQRLNIPVAAIVDTNSDPKGITYVVPGNDDAGRAISLYCDLIARAAIDGISRAQGDSGIDVGASTRPLVEELPAASTSGFQGLAGPRGTADDLKKLPGVSGAIEKKFNDLGIFHFWQLAELDHDTAHKIGEEVGLPSRADAWVAKAKALTAEAE; translated from the coding sequence ATGGCACTACCCGATTTCACTATGCGTCAGCTGCTCGAAGCCGGCGTCCACTTTGGTCACCAGTCTCACCGCTGGAATCCGAAAATGGCTCCGTTCATTTTCGGCGCTCGCAACAACATCCACATCGTCGACCTCGCGCAGACCGTGCCGCTGCTGCACACCGCCTTGCAGGCCGTGAGCGACACCGTCGCCAAGGGTGGTCGCATCCTGTTCGTCGGCACCAAGCGCCAGGCGCAGGACGGCGTCGCGGACGCTGCCAAGCGCTGCGCGCAGTATTTCGTCAATTCGCGCTGGCTCGGCGGCACGCTGACCAACTGGAAGACGATCTCGGCCTCGATCAAGCGCCTGCGTCATCTCGATGAGGTGCTCGCGGGCGGCGAAGCCAATTCCTACACGAAGAAGGAGCGCCTGACGCTTCAGCGTGAGCGCGACAAGCTCGATCGCTCGCTCGGCGGCATCAAGGACATGGGCGGTCTGCCCGACCTGATCTTCGTGATCGACACCAACAAGGAAGACATCGCGATCCAGGAAGCCCAGCGGCTCAACATCCCGGTCGCCGCGATCGTCGACACCAATTCCGACCCGAAGGGCATCACCTATGTGGTGCCGGGCAATGACGACGCCGGCCGCGCCATCTCGTTGTATTGCGACCTGATCGCCCGAGCGGCGATCGACGGCATCTCGCGCGCCCAGGGCGATTCGGGCATCGACGTCGGTGCCTCGACCCGTCCGCTCGTCGAAGAGCTCCCGGCGGCCTCCACGAGCGGCTTCCAGGGCCTCGCCGGTCCCCGCGGCACCGCCGACGACCTGAAGAAGCTCCCGGGCGTCTCGGGCGCGATCGAGAAGAAGTTCAACGACCTCGGTATCTTCCACTTCTGGCAGCTCGCCGAGCTCGACCACGACACCGCGCACAAGATCGGCGAAGAAGTCGGTCTGCCGAGCCGCGCGGACGCATGGGTCGCCAAGGCCAAGGCGCTGACCGCGGAAGCGGAATAG
- the tsf gene encoding translation elongation factor Ts, with protein MATITAAMVKDLRESTGAGMMDCKAALTETAGDMEAAQDWLRKKGLSKAAKKSGRVAAEGLIGALTKGNKGVVVEVNSETDFVARNGQFQGLVKMIAQVAFDVGADVEKIKAAKVGDVTVEAAINDAIATIGENMSLRRAAALEVSQGVVSSYVHGAVIDGAGKMGVIVALESPGKADELATLGRQIAMHIAATNPLALDPTGLDPAVVKREKDVLADKYRQQGKPENVIEKIVESGLKTYYKEVCLLEQAFIHDTGKSVAQAVKEAEGKVGGAIKIAGFVRYALGEGIEKQESDFAAEVAAASGKK; from the coding sequence ATGGCAACGATCACAGCTGCGATGGTCAAGGACCTGCGCGAGTCGACCGGCGCGGGCATGATGGACTGCAAGGCCGCGCTCACCGAGACCGCCGGCGACATGGAAGCGGCGCAGGACTGGCTCCGCAAGAAGGGCCTGTCCAAGGCCGCCAAGAAGTCGGGTCGCGTCGCGGCCGAGGGCCTGATCGGCGCGCTCACCAAGGGCAACAAGGGCGTCGTGGTCGAGGTCAACTCCGAGACCGACTTCGTCGCGCGCAACGGTCAGTTCCAGGGCCTGGTCAAGATGATCGCCCAGGTCGCCTTCGACGTCGGCGCCGATGTCGAGAAGATCAAGGCCGCCAAGGTCGGCGACGTCACGGTGGAAGCCGCGATCAATGATGCGATCGCCACCATCGGCGAGAACATGTCGCTGCGCCGCGCAGCTGCCCTCGAAGTGAGCCAGGGCGTGGTGTCGAGCTACGTCCACGGCGCGGTCATCGATGGCGCCGGCAAGATGGGCGTGATCGTCGCGCTGGAATCGCCCGGCAAGGCCGACGAGCTCGCGACGCTCGGCCGCCAGATCGCGATGCATATCGCCGCCACCAACCCGCTCGCGCTCGATCCGACCGGCCTCGATCCGGCGGTCGTGAAGCGCGAGAAGGACGTGCTCGCCGACAAATATCGCCAGCAGGGCAAGCCTGAGAACGTGATCGAGAAGATCGTCGAGTCCGGCCTCAAGACCTATTACAAGGAAGTCTGCCTGCTCGAGCAGGCCTTCATCCACGACACCGGCAAGTCGGTGGCGCAGGCGGTGAAGGAAGCCGAAGGCAAGGTCGGCGGCGCCATCAAGATCGCGGGCTTCGTGCGCTATGCTCTCGGCGAGGGAATCGAGAAGCAGGAAAGCGACTTCGCAGCCGAGGTCGCGGCGGCCAGCGGCAAGAAGTAA
- the pyrH gene encoding UMP kinase — protein MTDPAYRRVVIKLSGEYLAGQQGFGIDQPTVDRVADDLIAARHLGTEVAVVIGGGNIVRGVEVSARGVSRPTGDTMGMLATMMNCLALESAIERKGTPARTLSAFVMPEISELFTRTAAHKYLAEGRIVLLGGGTGNPFFTTDTTAVLRAAEIGAQAVLKATNVDGVYSADPKKDPTATRFDRLTHSQAIEGGYKVMDATAFALARETSLPIIVFSIAEPGSIGAILRGGGHGTIVAG, from the coding sequence ATGACTGATCCGGCTTACCGTCGCGTGGTGATAAAGCTGTCCGGCGAATATCTCGCGGGACAGCAAGGTTTCGGCATCGATCAGCCGACCGTGGACCGGGTTGCGGACGATCTGATCGCCGCCCGCCATCTCGGCACCGAGGTTGCGGTGGTGATCGGCGGCGGCAATATCGTGCGCGGTGTCGAGGTATCGGCCCGCGGCGTGTCGCGTCCGACCGGCGACACCATGGGCATGCTCGCCACCATGATGAACTGCCTCGCGCTGGAATCGGCGATCGAGCGCAAGGGCACGCCGGCGCGCACGCTGTCGGCCTTCGTCATGCCCGAGATTTCCGAGCTGTTCACCCGCACCGCGGCACACAAATACCTTGCCGAGGGCCGGATCGTGCTGCTCGGCGGCGGAACCGGCAATCCGTTCTTCACCACCGATACGACCGCGGTGCTGCGCGCCGCCGAGATCGGGGCCCAGGCGGTGCTGAAGGCGACCAATGTCGACGGTGTCTACTCGGCCGACCCGAAGAAGGATCCGACCGCGACGCGGTTCGACCGGCTGACGCATTCGCAGGCGATCGAGGGCGGCTACAAGGTGATGGACGCGACCGCCTTCGCACTTGCCCGCGAGACGTCGCTGCCTATCATTGTGTTCTCGATCGCGGAGCCGGGTTCGATCGGCGCGATTCTGCGTGGCGGCGGCCACGGAACCATCGTCGCCGGCTGA
- the frr gene encoding ribosome recycling factor, producing MATGNFDLNEVKRRMQGAIQSLKHELGGLRTGRASGSMLDPVQVEAYGSHMPLNQLATVSVPEPRMISVQVWDKSMVKAVEKAIVDSNLGLSPATEGQVLRLRIPELNEERRKELVKVAHKYAEAAKVAARHVRRDGLDVLKKLEKNHEMSEDDQKRHADEVQKVTDGTITEIDQLLAAKEKEILTV from the coding sequence ATGGCCACGGGTAATTTCGACCTCAACGAAGTGAAGCGCCGCATGCAGGGCGCCATTCAGTCGCTCAAGCACGAGCTCGGCGGCCTGCGCACGGGCCGCGCGTCCGGCTCGATGCTCGACCCCGTGCAGGTCGAGGCTTACGGCAGCCACATGCCGCTCAACCAGCTCGCCACCGTTAGCGTGCCGGAGCCGCGCATGATCTCGGTGCAGGTCTGGGACAAGTCGATGGTCAAGGCGGTGGAGAAGGCGATCGTCGATTCCAATCTCGGCCTGTCGCCGGCGACCGAAGGCCAGGTGCTGCGCCTGCGCATTCCCGAACTCAACGAGGAGCGTCGCAAGGAACTCGTCAAGGTCGCACACAAATACGCGGAAGCCGCCAAGGTCGCCGCGCGTCACGTCCGCCGCGACGGCCTCGACGTTCTGAAGAAGCTCGAGAAGAACCACGAGATGTCCGAGGACGACCAGAAGCGTCACGCCGACGAGGTGCAGAAGGTGACCGACGGCACCATTACCGAGATCGACCAGTTGCTGGCCGCCAAGGAAAAAGAAATTCTCACCGTCTAA
- a CDS encoding isoprenyl transferase, with amino-acid sequence MSNAAAPATEGPDRSDAPAHVAIIMDGNGRWAAARGLPRAEGHRRGVEALRRVVRASHELGIRYLTIFSFSSENWSRPASEIGDLFGLLKRFIRNDLASLHRDGVKVRIIGERDGLEGDICALLSEAEELTRDNTRLTLVVAFNYGSRHEIAKAAQKLAREVAEGKRDPATIDAETLGAHLDAPDIPDPDLIIRTSGEQRLSNFLMWQAAYSELVFVPIHWPDFDKAALEGAIAEFARRERRFGGLVAKTAS; translated from the coding sequence ATGTCCAACGCCGCCGCGCCTGCCACCGAAGGACCCGACCGGTCCGACGCGCCTGCGCATGTCGCCATCATCATGGATGGCAACGGGCGTTGGGCCGCTGCGCGCGGGTTGCCGCGTGCGGAGGGGCATCGCCGCGGCGTCGAGGCGTTGCGCCGCGTGGTGCGGGCCTCGCACGAGCTCGGCATCCGCTACCTCACCATCTTCTCCTTCTCGTCGGAGAACTGGTCGCGCCCGGCGAGCGAAATCGGCGATCTCTTCGGCCTCTTGAAGCGCTTCATCCGCAACGACCTGGCGAGCCTGCATCGCGACGGCGTCAAGGTCCGCATCATCGGCGAGCGCGACGGGCTGGAGGGCGACATCTGCGCGCTGCTCAGCGAGGCCGAGGAACTGACGCGCGACAACACGCGTCTGACGCTCGTCGTCGCCTTCAACTACGGCTCGCGGCACGAGATCGCGAAAGCGGCGCAGAAGCTCGCGCGCGAAGTGGCCGAGGGCAAGCGCGATCCTGCCACGATCGACGCCGAGACGCTCGGGGCTCATCTCGATGCGCCCGACATTCCAGATCCCGATCTCATCATCCGCACCAGCGGCGAGCAGCGCCTCTCCAACTTCCTGATGTGGCAGGCCGCCTATAGCGAGCTGGTGTTCGTGCCGATCCACTGGCCCGATTTCGACAAGGCGGCGCTGGAAGGCGCGATCGCCGAATTCGCCAGGCGCGAGCGCCGCTTCGGCGGTCTCGTCGCGAAAACCGCCTCGTGA
- a CDS encoding phosphatidate cytidylyltransferase translates to MSEHDAAPAGSQPAPSNLVMRILAALVLAPLTIAVAYVGGWLWALLVTLVSIGLFAEWLMVVGAGSAALTGAGTITIAMMGACVAFGALKTAIIVGCVGGAIVTLIARGKFVWAATGFAYAAAALLASILVRKDLVNGFSALMFVLLVVWATDIGGYFAGRSIGGPKLWPRVSPKKTWAGALGGFVASLAVAGGFAAWGFGKAVPLLLVSAVLSVVSALGDLFESAVKRRFDVKDSSHLIPGHGGLMDRLDGFVAAILMAWIIGFLRHGVHSAGSGLMVW, encoded by the coding sequence GTGAGCGAACACGACGCCGCGCCGGCGGGCTCGCAGCCGGCCCCGAGCAATCTCGTGATGCGGATCCTCGCAGCGCTGGTGCTGGCGCCGCTGACCATTGCGGTCGCGTATGTCGGTGGATGGCTCTGGGCGCTGCTCGTCACCCTGGTGTCGATCGGGCTGTTCGCGGAATGGCTGATGGTGGTGGGCGCCGGCTCGGCCGCGCTGACCGGGGCAGGGACGATCACCATTGCCATGATGGGGGCCTGCGTCGCCTTCGGCGCGCTGAAGACCGCGATCATCGTTGGCTGCGTCGGCGGCGCGATCGTGACGCTGATCGCGCGCGGCAAGTTTGTCTGGGCCGCGACGGGATTTGCCTATGCCGCGGCGGCGCTGCTGGCTTCGATCCTGGTGCGGAAGGACCTCGTCAACGGCTTCTCCGCGCTGATGTTCGTGCTTCTCGTGGTGTGGGCGACCGACATCGGCGGCTATTTCGCCGGCCGCAGCATCGGCGGACCGAAACTATGGCCGCGCGTGAGCCCGAAGAAGACCTGGGCCGGCGCGCTCGGCGGCTTCGTGGCGAGCCTTGCGGTGGCGGGCGGCTTTGCGGCCTGGGGGTTCGGGAAGGCGGTTCCTCTGCTGCTCGTCAGCGCCGTCCTGTCGGTGGTCTCGGCCTTGGGCGACCTGTTCGAATCCGCCGTGAAGCGGCGCTTCGATGTCAAGGATTCCAGTCACTTGATTCCCGGCCATGGCGGGCTCATGGACCGTCTGGACGGTTTTGTCGCGGCCATCCTGATGGCATGGATTATCGGCTTCCTCCGCCATGGTGTGCATAGCGCCGGAAGCGGTCTTATGGTTTGGTGA
- the dxr gene encoding 1-deoxy-D-xylulose-5-phosphate reductoisomerase: MSAVPLRNNKAAASAVRSVTVLGATGSIGDSTMDLLRASPERYRVEALTANSNVEALAKLAREFSARFVAIADTSKLAELKAALAGTSTECGAGESAVIEAGARPAEWVMAAVSGAAGLKPALAAVDRGAHVALANKECLVCAGDFFMQRAAKAGACILPADSEHNALFQALASGNRDELVRVIITASGGPFRTWKPADIEQATLAQALKHPNWSMGQKITIDSASMMNKGLEVIEASYLFALSPDEIDVLVHPQSIIHGMVEFSDRSVMAQLGAPDMRTPIAHCLGWPDRIKGPAAKLDLAKIGQLTFEAPDFERFPGLRLAYDSLRTGKGATTVYNAANEVAVAAFIAGKIRFGAIARLVEATLDDWIRGGNQTPLTSADDAISIDHVARNRAAALLPQIALKAS, encoded by the coding sequence ATGAGCGCGGTCCCATTGCGTAACAACAAGGCTGCGGCGTCCGCCGTCCGCAGCGTCACGGTTCTCGGCGCCACCGGCTCGATCGGCGACAGCACGATGGACCTGCTGCGCGCCTCTCCCGAGCGCTATCGGGTCGAAGCGTTGACGGCGAACAGCAATGTCGAGGCGCTGGCAAAGCTCGCCAGGGAATTTTCCGCGCGTTTCGTCGCGATCGCCGACACCTCCAAGCTCGCCGAGCTGAAGGCTGCATTGGCCGGAACCAGCACCGAATGCGGCGCGGGCGAAAGCGCGGTGATCGAGGCCGGCGCACGTCCGGCCGAGTGGGTGATGGCGGCGGTGAGCGGCGCTGCCGGATTGAAACCGGCCCTGGCTGCGGTCGATCGCGGCGCCCATGTCGCGCTCGCCAACAAGGAATGTCTGGTCTGCGCCGGCGATTTCTTCATGCAGCGCGCGGCGAAGGCGGGGGCCTGCATCCTGCCGGCCGATTCCGAGCACAATGCGCTGTTCCAGGCGCTCGCCTCGGGCAATCGCGACGAGCTCGTTCGCGTCATCATCACGGCCTCGGGCGGCCCGTTCCGGACCTGGAAGCCGGCCGATATCGAGCAGGCCACGCTGGCCCAGGCCCTGAAGCATCCGAACTGGAGCATGGGCCAGAAGATCACGATCGATTCCGCCTCGATGATGAACAAGGGGCTCGAGGTGATCGAGGCGTCCTATCTGTTCGCGCTGAGCCCGGACGAGATCGACGTGCTGGTGCATCCGCAGTCGATCATCCATGGCATGGTCGAATTCTCGGACCGCTCGGTGATGGCCCAGCTCGGCGCCCCCGACATGCGCACGCCGATCGCGCACTGCCTCGGCTGGCCGGACCGGATCAAGGGACCCGCGGCCAAGCTGGACCTCGCCAAGATCGGCCAGCTGACCTTCGAGGCGCCGGATTTCGAGCGCTTCCCCGGACTGCGCCTCGCCTACGATTCGCTCCGGACCGGGAAGGGGGCGACCACCGTCTACAACGCCGCCAACGAGGTCGCGGTCGCAGCCTTCATTGCCGGCAAGATCCGGTTCGGCGCGATCGCGCGGCTGGTCGAGGCGACGCTGGACGACTGGATTCGCGGCGGGAACCAGACCCCGCTGACGTCAGCCGACGATGCAATCTCTATTGACCATGTTGCGCGAAATAGAGCTGCCGCCCTATTGCCTCAAATTGCCTTAAAGGCATCCTAG